A region from the Streptosporangium sp. NBC_01756 genome encodes:
- a CDS encoding BTAD domain-containing putative transcriptional regulator, whose amino-acid sequence MRFGVLGPLEVWTADGRPVRVPELKVRALLADLLVHRGRPVSADRLIDDLWGGALPNNPLGALQSKVWQLRRALEDAEPGGRDLVMSRPPGYQLLAEPDAVDADRFHGLAARARASDDSRVRAALLADALAVWRGPAFADFADEEFTRPAIARLAEQRLTALEEQAEARLKLGEHALLADELGDLVARHPLRERLRAAHVRALYLAGRQSDALNSYGDLREQLAESLGLAPGPELAALHQAILTQDPALTAAPSPTTARPPTNVPSALTDLIGRAEAVDELHSLLRTGRLVTLTGAGGVGKTRLALAIAAQAGRLFPGGVRLVEFGALAPPSRAPAHPRGQRATAPTTEVHDVVGEVLGVRDAMTANTEHLSLTDRIVHALGDHPTLLVFDNCEHVIEPVAELAERLLKAAPRLRILATSQEPLGITGEHLRAVRPLRLPAPATDLGPAAALRFSAVELFVARSSAAAPGFILDETNVEAVVSICRRLDGIPLALEMAATRVRAMGVHEVAARLDDRFHLLAAGARSAPARQRTLRAVIDWSWGLLGEQERAVLRRLAVHPGGCTLAAAEEVCAGDDLDRTEVLDLLARLVDCSLVVMSDGTDGPRYRLLESVTAYCVERLREADELEEFRLRHRDYYTDLAERAEPRLRGHDQRLWLRRLDAETANLRAALEGAARLGDADRALRLANALTWYWYLRGRISEAKRSLTMALSAGDTAPAATVARATAWLGGIRLLLGGSADPSAEYRTTLRSYDQIDDPGGRARMEWFLGSHTYGIGDLSPSEDLIGRALATFRSLGDRWGTAAALSSRSFHAKLRGDFQALRRDGEQSLELFRDLGDQWGELQAVTPLATLAEVVGDYERAGRLYRDGLRMAEDLGLWPEVSFTLSGLGRIALLSKDYPTAREFHERARRLAMERSDTFGEQFAEIGLGLGARREGDLDTAEAHLRSVLDLHRRMGYEPGVPALILAELGFIAEHRGDARAALALQLDGLAAARTAGDPRSVALALEGLAGAQMLAGHPDHAARLLGAAAAARLSVRIPLPAGERFDVERIAAKAGDALGDADFAAEFDLGGALRPDEYLAHPSLAGHTRRTPVRSATT is encoded by the coding sequence ATGCGTTTCGGAGTGCTGGGCCCACTGGAGGTGTGGACGGCGGACGGGCGGCCGGTCAGGGTCCCGGAGCTCAAGGTCCGCGCGTTGCTCGCCGACCTCCTGGTGCACCGCGGGCGACCGGTGTCCGCGGACAGGCTGATCGACGACCTGTGGGGCGGCGCACTGCCGAACAATCCGCTCGGCGCGTTGCAGAGCAAGGTCTGGCAGTTGCGGCGCGCACTTGAGGACGCCGAGCCGGGCGGCCGGGACCTGGTGATGTCCCGCCCTCCCGGGTACCAGCTGCTGGCCGAGCCCGACGCGGTGGACGCGGACCGCTTCCACGGACTGGCGGCGCGGGCACGGGCGAGTGACGACTCCCGGGTGCGCGCCGCCCTGCTGGCGGACGCGCTGGCGGTGTGGCGCGGCCCGGCGTTCGCCGACTTCGCCGACGAGGAGTTCACCCGGCCGGCGATAGCGCGGTTGGCGGAGCAGCGGCTGACCGCGTTGGAGGAGCAGGCCGAGGCGCGGCTGAAACTGGGAGAACACGCGCTGCTGGCCGACGAGCTCGGCGACCTGGTCGCCCGGCACCCGCTCCGGGAACGGCTGCGCGCCGCTCACGTACGCGCGCTGTATCTCGCGGGTCGGCAGAGCGACGCGCTGAACAGCTACGGCGACCTGCGTGAGCAGCTGGCCGAGAGTCTGGGCCTGGCCCCCGGCCCCGAGCTCGCGGCCCTGCACCAGGCGATCCTGACCCAGGACCCGGCACTTACGGCGGCGCCCTCCCCGACCACGGCCCGTCCGCCGACGAACGTGCCGAGTGCGCTCACCGACCTCATCGGCAGGGCCGAGGCGGTCGATGAGCTCCACTCGCTGCTGAGGACGGGCAGGCTGGTGACGCTCACCGGCGCGGGCGGGGTCGGCAAGACCCGGCTCGCGCTGGCGATCGCCGCACAGGCCGGCCGGTTGTTCCCGGGAGGGGTGCGACTGGTCGAGTTCGGCGCGCTCGCCCCACCCTCACGTGCACCGGCCCACCCCCGGGGGCAGCGGGCCACGGCTCCGACGACCGAGGTGCACGACGTGGTCGGCGAGGTCCTCGGGGTACGGGATGCCATGACGGCGAACACCGAGCACCTCTCGCTGACGGACCGCATCGTCCACGCGCTGGGAGACCACCCGACCCTGCTGGTGTTCGACAACTGCGAGCATGTGATCGAGCCGGTCGCCGAGCTGGCGGAGCGGTTGCTCAAGGCCGCCCCCCGGCTGCGGATCCTGGCGACCAGCCAGGAACCGCTGGGCATCACCGGCGAACACCTCCGGGCGGTGCGCCCGCTGCGGCTTCCCGCGCCCGCGACGGACCTCGGCCCCGCCGCCGCGCTCCGGTTCAGCGCGGTGGAGTTGTTCGTGGCGAGGTCGAGCGCGGCGGCACCGGGCTTCATCCTCGACGAGACCAACGTCGAGGCGGTCGTCTCGATCTGCCGGCGGCTGGACGGCATCCCCCTCGCGCTGGAAATGGCCGCCACCCGGGTCCGGGCAATGGGCGTGCACGAGGTGGCGGCCCGCCTCGACGATCGGTTCCACCTGCTGGCCGCGGGGGCGCGCAGCGCCCCCGCGCGGCAGCGAACGCTCCGAGCGGTGATCGACTGGAGCTGGGGGCTGCTCGGCGAGCAGGAGCGCGCGGTGCTCCGGCGGCTGGCCGTACATCCCGGCGGCTGCACACTCGCCGCGGCCGAAGAGGTCTGCGCCGGTGACGACCTGGATCGCACGGAGGTCCTCGACCTGCTCGCCCGGTTGGTGGACTGCTCGCTGGTCGTCATGTCCGACGGCACGGACGGGCCCCGGTATCGACTGCTGGAGTCGGTCACGGCCTACTGCGTCGAACGCCTCCGGGAGGCGGACGAGCTCGAAGAGTTCCGGCTCAGGCACCGCGACTACTACACCGACCTGGCCGAACGCGCCGAACCGCGGCTGCGGGGCCACGACCAGCGACTGTGGCTGCGGCGCCTGGACGCCGAGACCGCCAACCTGCGCGCCGCGCTCGAAGGGGCGGCGCGGCTCGGTGACGCGGACCGCGCGCTGCGCCTCGCGAACGCACTGACGTGGTACTGGTACCTGCGCGGCCGGATCAGCGAGGCCAAGCGGTCGCTGACCATGGCGCTGTCGGCCGGCGACACGGCCCCCGCCGCCACGGTGGCCAGGGCCACCGCCTGGCTGGGCGGCATCAGGCTGCTGCTCGGCGGTAGCGCGGATCCATCGGCGGAGTACCGCACCACGCTGCGCTCCTACGACCAGATCGACGACCCGGGCGGGCGGGCCCGGATGGAGTGGTTCCTCGGATCGCACACGTACGGCATCGGCGATCTGTCGCCGAGTGAGGATCTGATCGGCCGCGCGCTGGCGACGTTCCGGTCACTCGGGGATCGCTGGGGTACGGCCGCGGCCCTGAGCAGCCGCAGTTTCCACGCGAAACTGCGCGGAGACTTCCAGGCGCTGCGACGGGACGGCGAACAGAGCCTGGAGCTGTTCCGGGACCTGGGCGACCAGTGGGGGGAGCTCCAGGCCGTGACACCGCTGGCGACGCTGGCCGAGGTCGTCGGCGACTACGAGCGGGCCGGGCGACTGTACCGGGACGGGCTGCGGATGGCCGAGGATCTCGGTCTGTGGCCCGAGGTCTCCTTCACGCTCTCCGGGCTGGGCCGGATCGCCCTGCTGTCGAAGGACTACCCGACGGCCAGGGAGTTCCACGAGCGGGCCAGACGGCTCGCCATGGAGCGGTCGGACACGTTCGGGGAGCAGTTCGCCGAGATCGGGCTCGGGCTGGGGGCGCGCAGGGAAGGAGATCTCGACACCGCCGAGGCGCACCTGCGCAGCGTGCTCGACCTGCACCGCCGGATGGGCTATGAGCCCGGCGTTCCCGCGTTGATCCTGGCCGAGCTCGGATTCATCGCGGAGCACCGGGGCGATGCGCGCGCCGCCCTCGCCCTGCAGCTCGACGGCCTCGCCGCCGCCCGGACCGCCGGCGATCCCCGATCGGTCGCGCTGGCGCTGGAGGGCCTGGCCGGGGCGCAGATGCTGGCCGGCCATCCTGATCATGCCGCCCGGCTGCTGGGGGCCGCCGCGGCGGCCAGACTGTCGGTGCGGATACCGCTGCCGGCCGGCGAACGGTTCGACGTGGAGCGCATCGCCGCCAAGGCCGGGGACGCACTCGGTGATGCGGATTTCGCCGCCGAGTTCGACCTTGGCGGCGCGCTGCGGCCCGACGAGTACCTGGCGCACCCGTCCCTGGCCGGGCACACGCGACGGACACCGGTCAGGTCCGCGACGACCTGA
- a CDS encoding AfsR/SARP family transcriptional regulator has product MVVDKPSFSVLGTLDVRSSGQPLHIAGTKPRILLASLLLDAGQVVGADLLVEILWPRNRPRSAHANLRTYVSSLRGLLETAGARIQARPAGYVIELPPGQLDALIFEDLIVRARAAGRTDEAFDRLCRALALWRGTPLADLPASPLWDGRLQSLAEMRLGAAEELVALRMDRGHYADAIGELRRLLKEHPFREDLWQQLMLALHWSGRQGEALHTYAMVRRQLVTELGVEPGADLRQAHAAILAGELPPAVRVTHPLAPDAAVAPHQPPAVIAPVSTPQQLPPDVPDFTGRAEAVVVLTRALSPVERRTDGPPSIVVVAGAPGIGKSVLAVHCAHAVRIGYPGGQLYLDLGGTEHVPADPGELLAEALRALGVGEAVLPSTVHERSALYRSLLAERPMLILLDDAADAAQVRPLLPGNACAVLVTSRRRITELPGALQLELDLLTPAEAEELLGRIVGPERLAAEKEAASEILNACGYLPLAVRIAGARLAGRPSWSLGVLRERLKDESNRLSELRAGDLEVRGSLDRSYRLLSDDAARAFRVLGLLGPQSLPGWVVDAALDRQRTDDVTDVLVDVNLLQLVGTDPIGQPRYRLHDLVRCNAREKAGGAPERHALIRVLGAWMATAESATARLPTTLFSLTSIRATRWNLAEDTLRRLTADPLSWFDAEHDALVGAVRLAADAGLAESAWGLAAALVPYFDLRCHFDEWHSTHRVALDAARLAEDRHGEAAMLRGLAQVGLYQDRYAEAREMFRRSLTIFHELGDVRGEATSICGLGAVNQFCGQHLRALAYFRQALAMFLAMGDQSGEAYARQAIGRACLASGNLQQASKWLGEALRLAKEIGDSHREGCVSMQFGRLHDLVAEPDQAMRFQGHALDIFESLGDLHCGAYAMQGLGGLQATRGDPSHASDQLERSLLIFQRLGDRSGEAATVQSLGELHRSAGRTRLAQDYLHHALTLRRELRGGTGLSGGAEPAAPSGDGRWSRDTGRPPLVLDGNAVE; this is encoded by the coding sequence ATGGTGGTTGATAAGCCCTCATTCAGCGTGCTCGGTACCCTGGACGTCCGGTCTTCGGGACAGCCTCTTCACATCGCCGGCACGAAGCCCCGGATCCTGCTGGCGTCACTACTGCTCGACGCGGGCCAGGTGGTCGGCGCGGACCTCCTCGTTGAGATCCTGTGGCCCCGGAACCGGCCGCGGTCCGCCCACGCGAACCTCCGCACCTATGTGAGTTCGCTGCGCGGCCTGCTGGAGACGGCCGGCGCCCGGATCCAGGCCCGCCCGGCCGGCTACGTGATCGAGTTGCCGCCCGGGCAGCTGGACGCGCTGATCTTCGAGGATCTGATCGTCAGGGCACGTGCGGCGGGCCGTACGGACGAGGCCTTCGACCGGCTCTGCCGGGCGCTCGCGCTGTGGCGCGGCACCCCGCTCGCCGACCTGCCGGCCAGCCCGCTCTGGGACGGCCGGCTCCAGTCGCTGGCGGAGATGAGACTGGGAGCCGCCGAGGAACTGGTCGCCCTGAGAATGGACCGGGGCCACTACGCCGACGCGATCGGCGAGCTGCGCCGGCTGCTGAAGGAACATCCCTTCCGCGAGGATCTCTGGCAGCAGCTGATGCTCGCTCTGCACTGGAGCGGCCGGCAGGGCGAGGCCCTGCACACCTACGCCATGGTCAGGCGGCAACTGGTCACCGAGCTCGGGGTCGAACCCGGCGCGGACCTGCGCCAGGCGCACGCGGCCATCCTGGCGGGAGAGCTCCCACCGGCCGTGCGGGTGACCCACCCTCTCGCACCCGATGCCGCGGTCGCGCCGCACCAGCCGCCGGCCGTCATCGCGCCCGTCTCCACGCCCCAGCAGCTCCCCCCGGACGTGCCGGACTTCACCGGCAGGGCAGAGGCCGTCGTCGTCCTCACCCGGGCGCTGTCACCCGTGGAGCGCCGGACGGACGGGCCGCCTTCGATCGTGGTGGTGGCGGGGGCGCCGGGCATCGGCAAGTCGGTGCTGGCCGTGCACTGCGCGCACGCCGTACGGATCGGGTATCCGGGTGGACAGCTCTACCTGGACCTCGGCGGGACCGAGCACGTGCCGGCCGACCCGGGCGAGCTGCTGGCCGAGGCGTTACGGGCGCTGGGGGTCGGTGAGGCCGTTCTGCCGAGCACGGTGCACGAGCGCTCCGCGCTGTACCGGTCCCTCCTGGCCGAACGCCCGATGCTCATCCTCCTCGACGACGCCGCCGACGCCGCCCAGGTGCGGCCGCTGCTGCCCGGCAACGCCTGCGCGGTGCTCGTGACGAGCCGGCGGCGGATCACCGAACTGCCCGGGGCGCTCCAACTCGAACTGGACCTCCTGACACCCGCGGAGGCCGAGGAGCTCCTGGGCAGGATCGTGGGCCCCGAGCGGTTGGCGGCGGAAAAAGAGGCCGCCTCGGAGATCCTGAATGCCTGCGGCTATCTGCCGCTGGCCGTCAGGATCGCCGGAGCACGGCTGGCGGGGCGGCCCAGCTGGTCGCTCGGAGTGCTGCGGGAGCGGCTGAAGGACGAGTCGAACCGCCTCAGCGAACTGCGTGCCGGAGACCTGGAGGTTCGGGGCAGCCTCGACCGGAGCTACCGGCTGCTGTCGGATGACGCGGCAAGGGCCTTCCGGGTGCTCGGGCTTCTGGGCCCGCAGTCCCTGCCCGGCTGGGTGGTCGACGCCGCGCTGGACCGGCAGCGGACCGACGACGTCACGGATGTCCTGGTCGACGTGAACCTGCTCCAACTGGTCGGAACCGACCCGATCGGCCAGCCGCGCTACCGGCTGCACGACCTGGTCCGCTGCAACGCCAGGGAGAAGGCAGGCGGCGCCCCGGAGCGGCATGCCCTCATCCGGGTGCTCGGCGCGTGGATGGCCACCGCCGAGAGCGCCACAGCGCGGCTGCCGACCACGCTCTTCAGCCTGACATCGATCAGAGCCACCCGCTGGAACCTGGCCGAGGACACCCTCAGGCGCCTGACCGCCGACCCGCTGTCGTGGTTCGACGCCGAACACGACGCGCTGGTCGGAGCGGTGCGCCTGGCCGCCGACGCCGGGCTGGCCGAATCGGCGTGGGGGCTCGCCGCGGCCCTGGTCCCCTATTTCGACCTGCGCTGTCACTTCGACGAGTGGCACTCCACCCACCGGGTCGCCCTGGACGCCGCGCGCCTGGCGGAGGACCGCCACGGTGAGGCGGCCATGCTCCGCGGCCTGGCCCAGGTGGGCCTCTACCAGGACCGTTACGCCGAGGCGAGAGAGATGTTCCGGCGATCCCTCACGATCTTCCACGAGCTGGGGGACGTGCGGGGGGAGGCGACCTCGATCTGCGGGCTGGGGGCGGTCAACCAGTTCTGCGGCCAACACCTCAGGGCGCTCGCGTACTTCCGGCAGGCGCTCGCCATGTTCCTCGCCATGGGCGACCAGAGCGGCGAGGCCTACGCGCGGCAGGCCATCGGCCGGGCCTGCCTGGCCTCCGGCAACCTGCAGCAGGCCTCGAAGTGGCTGGGCGAGGCGCTGCGACTGGCCAAGGAGATCGGGGACTCCCACCGTGAGGGCTGCGTGTCCATGCAGTTCGGGCGGCTGCACGACCTGGTGGCGGAACCCGACCAGGCGATGCGGTTCCAGGGACACGCACTGGACATCTTCGAAAGCCTCGGCGACCTCCACTGCGGGGCCTACGCCATGCAGGGGCTGGGCGGGCTCCAGGCGACCCGAGGTGACCCGTCGCACGCCTCCGACCAGCTGGAGCGGTCTTTGCTGATCTTTCAACGGCTCGGCGACCGGAGCGGCGAGGCGGCCACCGTCCAGTCGCTGGGCGAGCTGCACCGGTCGGCGGGCCGTACCCGCCTGGCGCAGGACTACCTGCACCACGCCCTCACACTCCGCCGCGAACTGCGGGGAGGCACAGGCCTCTCCGGGGGAGCCGAACCGGCTGCCCCCTCCGGCGACGGCCGGTGGAGCCGCGACACCGGGCGACCACCGCTCGTCCTCGACGGCAACGCCGTGGAGTGA
- a CDS encoding M23 family metallopeptidase, producing the protein MRLNGVLAAGFALLIGLAGGAVMAPNAGAATGTAGVTAAVPTPDPANNPADDPAAEPPTIMATNFQLPFPCGQVWTGNSSASSAHQSWEIDFNRGSTADADLGDPVVAAAAGTVAISAHQGSTNGYGNLVKIDHGGGWSTYYAHLNSRAVSAGATVSQGQKIGTVGNTSKPGNNISPHLHYEVRSGSSYPSNIQKAVFNGTTFGYPAQTVTSKNCGGTSNPYTPQEVCGSGYDVIDSAALGTAGTVYLLYNNSNGYNCVTTIKKTSLGAATAVSAYLEVQGKTRVTDSGNFSYYAGPVRAAAADKCVKWGGKAGSSAYDSPFEHCGS; encoded by the coding sequence ATGAGACTCAACGGGGTACTCGCAGCGGGGTTCGCCCTGCTGATCGGCCTCGCGGGCGGCGCCGTCATGGCACCGAACGCCGGCGCGGCGACAGGCACGGCGGGCGTCACGGCCGCCGTGCCCACGCCGGACCCGGCCAACAACCCGGCGGACGATCCGGCTGCCGAACCGCCGACGATCATGGCGACCAACTTCCAGTTACCCTTCCCCTGCGGGCAGGTCTGGACGGGCAACTCCAGCGCGAGCAGTGCGCACCAGTCATGGGAGATCGACTTCAACCGGGGCAGCACGGCCGACGCCGACCTGGGAGACCCCGTCGTCGCCGCGGCGGCGGGCACGGTGGCCATCTCGGCCCACCAGGGATCGACCAACGGCTACGGCAACCTGGTCAAGATCGACCACGGCGGAGGATGGTCCACCTACTACGCGCACCTGAACTCGCGCGCGGTGAGCGCGGGCGCCACGGTCTCCCAGGGCCAGAAGATCGGCACGGTCGGCAACACCAGCAAGCCGGGCAACAACATCTCCCCGCATCTGCACTACGAGGTCCGCTCGGGCAGCAGTTACCCGTCCAACATCCAGAAGGCCGTCTTCAACGGGACCACGTTCGGCTACCCGGCCCAGACGGTGACCTCCAAGAACTGCGGCGGCACCAGCAACCCCTACACCCCGCAGGAGGTCTGCGGCAGCGGCTACGACGTGATCGACAGCGCCGCGCTGGGTACGGCCGGCACCGTCTACCTGCTCTACAACAACTCCAACGGCTACAACTGCGTGACCACCATCAAGAAGACCTCGCTCGGTGCGGCCACCGCCGTCAGCGCCTACCTGGAGGTGCAGGGCAAGACCCGCGTCACCGACTCCGGCAACTTCTCCTACTACGCCGGTCCGGTGCGCGCCGCCGCGGCCGACAAGTGCGTCAAGTGGGGCGGCAAGGCGGGCTCCTCCGCCTATGACAGCCCCTTCGAACACTGCGGTAGCTGA
- a CDS encoding N-acetylmuramoyl-L-alanine amidase, translating to MKARLRRSAMLLAGSLIPLVCLMGRPASAAPADPLTDAFTHAAAAYDVPRDLLVAVGYAETHLDGHRGEPSASGGYGVMHLVSNPTVHALEQAAKLTAQPVETLKSDDAANVAGGAAVLRAHADELGLDATARKDAGKWYAAVAEYGNASSPEVARLYADTVYDLLAKGVTAATPNGTVTVKAQAVTPERGTYAQAPDLNAPRLAAAVDYPGAKWVAASSSNYTVSNRPASNAIDRIVIHVTQGSYAGTISWFQNPAAQVSAHYVVRSSDGDITQMVREKDRAWHARDWNSRSVGIEHEGYVDNASWFTDAMYRASAALTRNIADRYNIPKDRTHIVGHVEVPGNDHTDPGPYWDWAKYMQYVGGSNGGVNPYTPQEVCGSGYNVIDSAALGTAGTVYLLYNNSNGYNCVTTIKSSSLGTATATSAYLEVQGKTRVTDSGNFTYYAGPVRAAAADKCVKWGGKAGSSAYDSPFEHCG from the coding sequence GTGAAGGCCCGACTCCGCCGTTCAGCCATGCTGCTGGCCGGCTCGCTCATCCCCCTGGTGTGCCTGATGGGCCGGCCCGCGAGCGCCGCTCCCGCAGACCCCCTGACCGACGCCTTCACCCATGCGGCCGCGGCCTACGACGTGCCCCGTGACCTGCTGGTCGCGGTCGGCTACGCCGAGACCCATCTCGACGGGCACCGGGGCGAGCCGAGCGCCAGCGGCGGCTACGGGGTGATGCACCTGGTCAGCAACCCGACCGTGCACGCCCTGGAACAGGCCGCGAAACTGACCGCCCAGCCAGTGGAGACGCTCAAGAGCGACGACGCGGCCAACGTCGCCGGCGGCGCCGCGGTGCTGCGCGCCCACGCCGATGAGCTCGGACTGGACGCGACCGCCCGCAAGGACGCCGGGAAGTGGTACGCGGCGGTGGCCGAATACGGCAACGCCTCCTCCCCCGAGGTGGCCCGGCTGTACGCCGACACCGTCTACGACCTGCTCGCCAAGGGCGTCACGGCGGCCACCCCGAACGGCACCGTGACCGTGAAGGCGCAGGCCGTGACACCCGAGCGCGGCACCTACGCCCAGGCCCCCGACCTGAACGCCCCCCGCCTGGCGGCGGCCGTGGACTACCCGGGAGCCAAATGGGTGGCCGCCAGTTCCAGCAACTACACCGTCTCCAACCGGCCGGCCAGCAACGCGATCGACCGCATCGTCATCCACGTGACCCAGGGCTCCTACGCCGGCACGATCTCCTGGTTCCAGAACCCCGCCGCCCAGGTCTCGGCGCACTACGTCGTCCGCTCCTCCGACGGTGACATCACCCAGATGGTCCGCGAGAAGGACCGGGCCTGGCACGCCCGCGACTGGAACAGCCGCTCCGTCGGCATCGAGCACGAAGGCTACGTCGACAACGCCTCCTGGTTCACCGACGCGATGTACCGCGCCTCGGCCGCGCTGACCCGCAACATCGCCGACCGCTACAACATCCCCAAGGACCGCACCCACATCGTCGGGCACGTCGAGGTGCCGGGCAACGACCACACCGACCCGGGCCCGTACTGGGACTGGGCGAAGTACATGCAGTACGTCGGCGGCAGCAACGGCGGTGTCAACCCCTACACCCCGCAGGAGGTCTGCGGCAGCGGCTACAACGTGATCGACAGCGCCGCGCTGGGTACGGCCGGCACCGTCTACCTGCTCTACAACAACTCCAACGGCTACAACTGCGTGACCACCATCAAGAGCAGCTCCCTCGGCACGGCCACCGCCACCAGCGCCTACCTGGAGGTGCAGGGCAAGACCCGCGTCACCGACTCCGGCAACTTCACCTACTACGCCGGTCCGGTGCGCGCCGCCGCGGCCGACAAGTGCGTCAAGTGGGGCGGCAAGGCGGGCTCCTCCGCCTATGACAGCCCCTTCGAACACTGCGGCTAG